The following coding sequences lie in one Drosophila gunungcola strain Sukarami chromosome X unlocalized genomic scaffold, Dgunungcola_SK_2 000021F, whole genome shotgun sequence genomic window:
- the LOC128260333 gene encoding pneumococcal serine-rich repeat protein isoform X3 — translation MLEKAEYDEAISHRANKSGLTLNPSALASSAAAVGSSGGGGGGSSSAGHNSSYSSTNHRSTDPGQQRHKQGGSLQDLVEAAHRSELATTSAAAAAATAATTAATQRFNCDYQLSGRSNRRHQHNQNANSSSASVSASASKKIKNSYVSGRQREGGSLPSSVNFEPAAAMDAKQHKQQAQLSESTGGSISGVGYKNKHHHHRSSTGSCSSLPSHLSDRDPEAGIQFDMDDDKATGAGVGAGVGAGTSGVQHDYLLEQLEPQNPSMTFLLDALSGKQVQPAVAREAREAAASAGAAKEFLIDDPLHFSVLEVSARSQLQQQAYYLAAITGQFGLGLEEQKRKVETGYVSLNDHYTACSSVYGGGAGSPAAIEGSKPSTSSSTSSGGSTCGASSSSSSDALSGDLRPAKIGRMVSAAASAAAASMGGKATTRQLDENGNALSDGYGGNAASGVATSSNGNGNGNGNGNGNQFTALITTTVGASAVTSSMPHRQNSVSTLLSTGTNTATTAMAAAAVAASYSQLQQAPGGGTVGAPGSGIGIGMGLQQQQQQQQQPTKQKAKKKSQQERNTTTVDVESVAGYRGNDPVEQLVKYIENDVNGGGGGNGNGSGNSAAGQRKKDRKKQNKLKKSNSLEELRSCSKMEVDDLKRQSATTEMMRQKKGGGANNASGSSSSAASASSATSGKHNSSSVADINKNCNKEQQHQQQQQQQQQQQTQVQVRNSSSSTSSNPGSGSQQQQQHQQQRKGGERRSWGTEELQYLGDHQEMTPAAWSEPEMTVGGQKQLPLAAALARMSELDALNTVLSETAEFHVVTKKKKPKKQRAVTMDDAAVAAAASAGGNLQRMQQITKSASSNMMSQRTHYYTPYASNNNNNGASGNYKQQQQQQQQQQQQYQEHYQSQAGQQQQQQQQQQHRHHHHHHHYHHHHGGSAVANQVDGSRRKSTSSMPPSEKSDSSDLDSVHSLPIQTGKKKSLGGGGSNNNKQRAAQAASQRGQAKQQQQQQQQNNINSPAPISYADIARNKQEALNNATASDTELELGDKFQASKGGGKSKARPDFPELPGAAAAAAAAATPAAAGGSITSQVAQASNQNTAPSSSSSISYSQSLNATPASSSSDAEFTNSPELQMQEATPTPMAATSSSSVSSSSFAASSASSTATGTSTSSSTPPALQKSKSVEHDASYSCNSSNLDQQYPALEKTVKRHSTSNVSVAAAASSTTSSASLYNFAAAAKQQLAEKGSSSAAAAAAGAATTTSATATAQTAATVPGSSASSAPATTQASTSTTSPALALASLKAKTKPKELSPSSSSSSNSSNSSSSNSSSSVGSKKPAAKSSQEESITPKATTTQKTTAATQTEGAKKLVGGIHKLASSSSSCIAKGAGAVLEATGGRRAVIILNDDREAGRSGNNEFIFGDFNEDELKLFDDNLEDEGEAAEQQEEEEREDQHKQASNKHQQTEAAESDAGQDEIEDPDSEVENQGKRSEIKRQEQDVSGSSDQQLNDSGAASDAVNSSTSLDMLSISGEAAQSSPNATGATANSSSAASLINSSTPSGSSSASASTSTSSSSVSISSSSGGSGNGNGNGNGNGNGNGNGATCLASISGMLGGVANQSGDSGIYAAANTSIREHVNNFLTKASISEEAPAISMQQLETCNDIETAIIAAARAAAAARSSSCSRSNSQEQQEPMQLQALAKTTKTNPNPEAKVALPVFMAYNDDDEEDDESLQELSFMADLKADAGTTPAESEEITVLPSTQQSRPAMMTNTELIVDYIANTWNAIANSKYVTYYTEQET, via the exons ATGCTCGAAAAGGCTGAGTACGACGAGGCGATCTCTCATCGTGCCAACAAATCCGGCCTCACACTCAACCCATCCGCACTAGCGTCCAGTGCAGCGGCAGTAGGCTcgagcggcggcggcggcggaggcaGCAGCAGTGCAGGGCACAACAGCAGCTACAGCTCCACCAATCACCGGTCCACGGATCCCGGCCAGCAGCGGCACAAGCAGGGCGGCTCCCTGCAGGATCTCGTCGAGGCGGCGCACCGCAGCGAGCTGGCCACCAcctcggcggcggcggctgcagCGACGGCGGCGACTACAGCAGCAACCCAACGTTTCAACTGTGATTACCAGCTGAGTGGCCGCTCGAATCGCCGCCATCAGCACAACCAAAACGCCaactcctcctccgcctccgtctctgcctctgcctccAAGAAGATCAAGAACTCGTACGTGTCGGGTCGGCAGCGCGAAGGAGGCAGCCTGCCCAGCAGCGTTAACTTTGAGCCGGCTGCTGCCATGGATGCCAAGCAGCACAAGCAGCAGGCTCAGCTTTCAGAGTCTACAGGTGGATCTATATCTGGAGTTGGCTACAAGAACAAGCACCATCATCATCGCAGCAGCAccggcagctgcagcagccTGCCCAGCCATCTGAGCGATCGCGATCCGGAGGCGGGCATCCAGTTCGACATGGACGATGACAAGGCGACGGGTGCCGGTGTCGGTGCCGGTGTCGGTGCCGGCACTAGCGGCGTCCAACACGACTACCTGTTGGAG CAACTGGAGCCACAGAACCCCTCGATGACGTTCCTGCTCGACGCTCTTAGCGGCAAGCAGGTGCAGCCGGCGGTGGCCAGAGAGGCCAGAGAGGCCGCTGCGTCGGCCGGTGCCGCCAAGGAGTTCCTAATCGACGATCCGCTGCACTTCTCCGTCCTGGAGGTGTCCGCCAGGagccagctgcagcagcaagcCTACTACCTGGCCGCCATCACCGGACAGTTCGGGCTCGGCCTGGAGGAGCAGAAGCGCAAAGTGGAGACCGGCTACGTGTCGCTCAACGACCACTACACGGCCTGCTCCTCAGTTTACGGCGGCGGCGCTGGTTCGCCGGCTGCCATCGAGGGCAGCAAGCCCTCGACCTCCTCCTCGACCTCGTCCGGTGGCAGTACCTGCggcgcctcctcctcctcctcctccgacGCGCTCTCCGGCGACCTGCGTCCCGCCAAGATCGGACGCATGGTCTCCGCCGCAGCGTCGGCGGCAGCTGCATCGATGGGTGGCAAGGCCACTACG CGTCAGCTGGACGAGAATGGCAATGCATTGAGCGACGGCTACGGGGGCAACGCAGCCAGTGGAGTCGCCACCAGCAgtaatggcaatggcaatggcaatggcaacggcaATGGCAACCAGTTCACGGCCCTGATAACCACAACGGTGGGAGCGAGTGCAGTGACCTCGTCGATGCCGCACCGCCAGAACAGCGTATCCACGCTGCTATCCACGGGCACCAACACGGCCACCACGGCCATGGCAGCGGCGGCTGTGGCCGCATCCTACAGCCAGCTGCAGCAGGCTCCCGGCGGCGGCACAGTGGGTGCTCCCGGGTCGGGCATTGGCATCGGCATGGgcctgcagcagcaacagcagcagcagcagcagcccacCAAGCAGAAGGCGAAGAAGAAGTCGCAGCAGGAACGCAACACCACCACCGTGGACGTGGAGTCGGTGGCCGGCTACCGGGGCAACGATCCCGTCGAGCAGCTGGTCAAGTACATCGAGAACGATGTGAatggcggcggcggtggcaacGGGAACGGGAGCGGGAACAGTGCGGCGGGGCAGCGCAAGAAGGATCGCAAGAAGCAAAACAAGCTCAAGAAGAGCAACTCGCTGGAGGAGCTGCGCAGCTGCTCCAAAATGGAGGTGGACGACCTGAAACGCCAGTCGGCCACCACGGAGATGATGCGTCAGAAGAAGGGGGGCGGCGCGAACAATGCCTCCGGATCATCGTCCTCGgccgcatccgcatcctcgGCGACGAGTGGCAAGCACAACTCGTCCTCCGTGGCGGACATAAACAAGAACTGCAAcaaggagcagcagcatcagcagcaacagcagcaacagcagcagcagcagacacAGGTGCAGGTGCGCAAcagtagcagcagcaccagcagtaATCCGGGATCCGgatcgcagcagcagcagcagcatcagcagcagcggaaGGGAGGCGAACGGCGATCGTGGGGCACCGAGGAGCTGCAGTACCTGGGCGATCACCAGGAGATGACACCAGCAGCCTGGTCGGAGCCGGAGATGACTGTCGGCGGCCAGAAGCAGCTGCCACTGGCGGCCGCCCTGGCCCGCATGTCTGAGCTGGATGCTCTGAACACTGTGCTGTCGGAGACCGCCGAATTCCATGTGGTGACCAAGAAGAAGAAACCAAAGAAGCAGCGAGCCGTCACCATGGACGatgcggcggtggcggcggctgCCAGCGCGGGCGGCAATCTGCAACGCATGCAGCAGATCACCAAGTCGGCCTCCTCCAATATGATGTCCCAGCGGACGCACTACTACACTCCCTACgctagcaacaacaacaacaatggagCAAGTGGCAACtacaaacagcaacagcaacagcagcagcagcagcaacaacaataccAGGAGCACTACCAGTCGCAAGcgggccagcagcagcagcagcagcagcagcagcagcaccgtcatcatcaccatcatcaccaCTATCATCACCATCATGGCGGATCGGCGGTGGCCAACCAGGTGGATGGCTCGCGTCGCAAGTCGACCTCGTCGATGCCGCCGTCCGAGAAGTCCGACTCCAGTGATCTCGACTCGGTCCACTCGCTGCCCATCCAGACGGGCAAGAAGAAGAGcctgggcggcggcggcagcaacaacaacaagcagcGGGCGGCCCAGGCTGCCAGTCAGCGAGGCCAggccaagcagcagcagcagcagcaacagcagaacAACATCAACTCCCCTGCTCCCATTTCGTATGCGGATATTGCGCGGAACAAGCAGGAGGCCCTCAACAATGCCACGGCCAGCGACACGGAGCTGGAGCTGGGCGACAAGTTTCAGGCTTCCAAGGGTGGCGGCAAGTCCAAGGCGCGGCCCGACTTCCCAGAGCTGCCAGgcgcggctgctgctgctgctgcagcagcaacgcCAGCGGCTGCAGGTGGAAGCATCACCTCCCAGGTGGCACAGGCTAGCAACCAAAACACGGCGCCGTCCTCGTCCAGTTCGATCAGCTACTCACAGAGCCTGAATGCCACGcccgccagcagcagcagcgatgcGGAGTTCACCAACTCGCCGGAGCTGCAGATGCAGGAGGCCACACCCACCCCAATGGCGGCcacgagcagcagcagtgtcagcagcagcagtttcGCCGCCAGCAGCGCATCTTCCACAGCCACGGGCACATCCACCTCCAGCTCCACGCCGCCGGCACTGCAAAAATCGAAGAGCGTGGAGCACGATGCCAGCTACagttgcaacagcagcaacctGGACCAGCAGTATCCGGCGCTGGAGAAGACCGTCAAGCGGCACAGCACCAGCAATGTGTCGGTGGCCGCTGCGGCCTCGTCCACCACGTCGTCGGCCTCGTTGTACAAttttgcagcagcagccaagCAGCAGCTGGCGGAAAAGGGCTCATCctccgcagcagcagccgcagcaggagcagcaacaactacctcagcaacagcaacagctcaAACTGCAGCTACAGTTCCTGGTTCGTCCGCATCCTCAGCTCCAGCCACAACACAGGCTTCAACTTCGACTACATCTCCTGCTTTAGCCCTAGCCTCGCTTAAGGCCAAGACCAAGCCAAAGGAGTTATCTcctagcagcagcagcagcagcaacagcagcaacagcagcagcagcaacagcagcagcagcgtcGGCAGCAAGAAGCCAGCGGCGAAGTCTAGTCAAGAGGAGTCCATTACACCCAAGGCGACCACCACGCAAAAGACCACGGCTGCCACGCAGACCGAGGGAGCCAAGAAGCTGGTTGGTGGCATCCACAAgctggccagcagcagcagcagctgcattGCCAAGGGAGCCGGCGCTGTTTTGGAGGCCACCGGCGGCAGACGCGCCGTGATCATACTGAACGATGATCGCGAAGCGGGCAGGAGCGGCAACAACGAGTTCATCTTTGGCGACTTCAACGAGGACGAACTGAAGCTCTTCGACGACAATTTAGAAGACGAAGGCGAAGCTGCCGAGCAgcaagaggaggaggagcgggAGGACCAGCACAAGCAGGCCTCGAATAAGCATCAGCAGACGGAGGCGGCCGAATCGGATGCAGGCCAAGATGAAATCGAAGACCCAGACAGCGAGGTGGAGAACCAAGGAAAGCGATCGGAGATCAAGAGACAGGAGCAGGATGTGAGCGGCAGCAGTGATCAGCAGCTGAACGATTCCGGAGCCGCTTCCGATGCGGTCAACAGCTCGACCAGCCTGGACATGCTCTCCATTTCGGGGGAGGCGGCACAGTCGTCACCGAACGCAACCGGGGCAACGGCCAACTCATCGAGCGCCGCCAGTCTGATCAACTCGTCCACGCCATCCGGTTCGTCGTCCGCCTCGGCGAGCACCTCGACCTCATCATCCTCCGTCTCCATATCGTCCTCCTCGGGCGGAAGCGGAaacggcaatggcaatggcaatggcaatggcaatggcaatggaaaCGGCGCCACCTGTCTGGCCTCCATTTCGGGCATGCTCGGGGGAGTGGCCAATCAGTCGGGGGACAGCGGCATCTATGCGGCCGCCAACACGTCCATCAGGGAGCACGTCAACAACTTCCTCACCAAGGCCAGCATCAGCGAGGAGGCGCCAGCCATATCGATGCAGCAGCTGGAGACGTGCAACGACATCGAGACAGCCATCATAGCCGCCGCCCGTGCCGCAGCCGCTGCGCGGAGCTCCAGCTGCAGTCGCAGCAACtcgcaggagcagcaggagccaATGCAGTTGCAGGCGCTGGCCAAGACGACCAAAACGAATCCCAATCCGGAGGCAAAGGTGGCCCTGCCCGTGTTCATGGCCTACAACGACGATgacgaggaggacgacgaGAGCCTGCAGGAGCTGAGCTTCATGGCCGACCTCAAGGCGGACGCAGGCACGACGCCCGCGGAGTCGGAGGAGATCACAGTGCTGCCCTCCACCCAGCAGTCGCGTCCGGCGATGATGACCAACACGGAACTGATTGTCGACTATATCGCCAACA CCTGGAATGCCATTGCCAATAGCAAGTATGTCACCTACTATACCGAACAGGAGACCTAG